A window of Leptolyngbya sp. CCY15150 genomic DNA:
GTCACTTCAGAGCAGCCTAGTTGATTTGATGACTCAATCAATTAGCAGAGAGATGGGGCAGTCAGGAGTATCTCCCGAACTTCAAACTGTTGAAGTTGAGGCAATTCAAGATGAGCAAGAGCAAGATTTAGAAGAAGTAAAAGTTGAAACAACGGCCGAAGAAATTGAGGCTTTTGATAAGGTTAAGTCCATTGCTGCCAATTCTGAAGCTTATAATCTAGATGTGAAATACAAGGACGTTATTTCTTATTTTGGTATTAATGTTGGTAAAACAACTTGGTGGTTCTTGAGGTTCTATTTGTCGCCTAAAAAGAAAAGCTTTGTAACTCGATTGTCAGTCGAGGAAGCTAGGGCATTGGCACCAGGTTTTGAAGTGCAAGAAATGTCGGCTTCAATGGGAGATGCTGCTTCGAGAGTGATAATTTCATCAGTTGATGATTTGGATCATCTCTCTGATTTAATTCTTAGGTGCTATGAGACTGAGGCTGCAAAGCATTTCTCGAAGAAGATGGTGTAGTTTTAGAGTCCAATAATTGCAGTTTAGTGAATTAGCCGTAACTGTTTGGGTGAGATACTAGAACCCTGGCAACTGCCCATAACGGTTGTGGGCAGCGGTTGCCGCATAAGGTGTAGACTACTACCCCGATAAATTCCACCCCTGAGAGAGACGTTGGGAGGAGCGATCGCTTGTTCTAAGTCATGCAATAGCTGAGGCGATCGAGGAGCCCATCGATCGATAGCTTCTTTCAATGGACGGGGCTGTTGCTTCAGGGGCAAGATCTTGGGCAACAAAGGCTCATGTTTTACTCTGCATCCATCAGACTACGACTCTTGGGAGCATGACGTCTTGGTTGAGAAGGTAGTGACTGCTGAGAGTGACGTTCGCTACCCCGTCTGCGTTAAGGCTAAGCGAGCCTGCCCACCCGAAGATTGTGGTGGAACGTGGGGCTATAAAGCGGTTCTAGAAGCCATCCAAGACCCTGAAATCCTGAGCACGAGCACTACTTGAATGGGTAGATGGTTTCTTCAACGTGTGCTTTCGCGTGCTGATGGTTGTCGAACTCGTGTTCAGCCAAAAATGTTAAAGTTGGAGCCAATAGAGCGATCGTTCCGGATGTCCAAGGCAACTTGGCGCAAACTGTTGGGTGCATCGTGCCAACTTCATGACCATGCTCATGCGTGGGAATGTGCTGCCAGTTTTGATGGATTTCATCGAGAGAGTCCGCCTATCAACACTTTGCAATAAGTTTTAAAGAAAGCTTGCAAACTGTGAAGGAGCGCTTTACTCTGATTGAATGCATTGATCTGGGTGCAGATCAAGCCCCTAAGAGATTTGGCTTTGCGAATCGACTGGGTTCTTAACGCTAGTAAGGGAGAAATCGGTTCATTGTCTCGTCGTTATTTATTCACGTCTGAATCTGTTACCGAGGGGCATCCCGACAAAATTTGTGATCAAATTTCGGATGCTATCCTAGACGCACTCCTGACTGCTGATCCCACCAGTCGAGTTGCGGCTGAAACGGTGGTCAATACAGGTCTTGTATTGATTACAGGAGAAATCTCATCCACGGCTCCGGTTAACTACGTTGACGTGGTTCGCCAAAAAATTGCTGAAATTGGCTACACCGATGCAAACAATGGCTTTTCGGCTAGTAGCTGTTCGGTTATTTTGGCGATCGATGAGCAATCTCCAGATATTGCTCAAGGGGTTGATCAGGCCCATGAGAGCCGAGAACAAGCCAGCGATGAAGAGCTCGATGCGATTGGCGCTGGTGACCAAGGGCTGATGTTTGGGTTTGCCTGCAATGAAACCCCGGAATTGATGCCATTGCCCATTAGCTTGGCTCACCGGATTTCTCGCAGCTTAGCGTCAGTTCGTAAGTCTGAACAGTTGCCCTACCTGCGTCCAGATGGCAAGACCCAGGTGACGGTGCTGTATGAAGATGGTCAGCCAGTGGGCATTGATACCATCTTGGTGTCTACTCAGCATACGCCCACCATTGATTCGATTACCGATGATGCCGGAGTGCAGGCGCGTATTCGCGAGGATCTATGGGAAGCCGTGGTTACGTCAGCTTTTTCTGACCTCAGCCTCCGCCCAAGCGATCGCACCCGTTTCTTGGTGAACCCAACCGGTAAGTTCGTCATCGGTGGCCCGCAGGGCGATTCGGGGCTAACGGGTCGTAAGATTATCGTCGATACCTATGGCGGTTATTCTCGCCACGGCGGCGGTGCCTTCTCGGGCAAAGATCCCACTAAGGTGGATCGAAGCGCTGCCTATGCGAGTCGTTATGTTGCCAAAAACATTGTGGCTGCTGGCCTCGCCGAGAAGTGTGAGGTGCAGCTCAGCTATGCCATTGGGGTTGCGCGTCCAGTCAGCATCATGGTCGATACCTTCGGCACTGGCAAAATTGAAGAAGAGCGTCTGCTGGACTTAGTCAGACGGCACTTTGAGCTACGTCCGGCGGGCATCATCCAAGCCTTCAATCTGACGCGTCTACCGGCACAATTTGGAGGCAAGTTCTACCAAAACGTAGCCGCCTATGGCCACTTTGGACGCACCGATCTAGATTTGCCGTGGGAGAAAACCGATAAGGCAGAACTCCTCCGGGAAGAAGCTGCTACGTCGCTGGTTGTCTGAGGACTATTCCTCTACCCATGCCTGCGCCCTGACTCTCGGTGAGCGATCGCCAAGGTTGGGGCGCTCTTTTTATGGAACGTCAGGTCGGGTTAAGGAGGTTTTTAGCTTGGTGGATGAAAGAATCCAGATTTCAGCCCAGGAGACCATCAGCCTTTCCGTTCATTCCAAGCTTAGGATCGGCAAAAACTAGCCATCTGCTTCAACCAACGGAGGCGGGCTAGCATCGGCATCGGGCACAGGAGTTAGGGCTTCTGTCTCAAATTGGTAGAGAGCGTCACTATCTTGGAAGGGCAAATCGGCCACTGAGTGAATGTAGTTTCGCTCTAGCAGCGCCTCTCCCAGGCGAGTGGCTTCCAAACGGGTGCCTTTGTGGTGACGCACTAACCAGGTTACTGCTTCAGCACCGGTAAAGCTTTTGGGATAAAGATTGAGACGGTAGCGGTGCTTTTTCAACGGGATACCCTCTTCGCCGGCCATGGCTTGGGCGATCGCTCTTAGATTGTCCTCGTAGGTTTGGGCAAGCTGGGTTGGATCGGGTTCTGTGGCAATCAGCAACGCCATGCCATTGCGCACAATTTGCCGCAGCCGCAACACAATACCGCTAGCCGCCACTCCCCAACCGATACAGAGTAGCAGCGTCACGCTGCGATTCAGCAGGGGAATATCGCCATACCCAGACAGGGCC
This region includes:
- the metK gene encoding methionine adenosyltransferase; the encoded protein is MSRRYLFTSESVTEGHPDKICDQISDAILDALLTADPTSRVAAETVVNTGLVLITGEISSTAPVNYVDVVRQKIAEIGYTDANNGFSASSCSVILAIDEQSPDIAQGVDQAHESREQASDEELDAIGAGDQGLMFGFACNETPELMPLPISLAHRISRSLASVRKSEQLPYLRPDGKTQVTVLYEDGQPVGIDTILVSTQHTPTIDSITDDAGVQARIREDLWEAVVTSAFSDLSLRPSDRTRFLVNPTGKFVIGGPQGDSGLTGRKIIVDTYGGYSRHGGGAFSGKDPTKVDRSAAYASRYVAKNIVAAGLAEKCEVQLSYAIGVARPVSIMVDTFGTGKIEEERLLDLVRRHFELRPAGIIQAFNLTRLPAQFGGKFYQNVAAYGHFGRTDLDLPWEKTDKAELLREEAATSLVV
- a CDS encoding DEP domain-containing protein, encoding MTVQSLRSAIPGGVVALALGLGFVKMLAALSGYGDIPLLNRSVTLLLCIGWGVAASGIVLRLRQIVRNGMALLIATEPDPTQLAQTYEDNLRAIAQAMAGEEGIPLKKHRYRLNLYPKSFTGAEAVTWLVRHHKGTRLEATRLGEALLERNYIHSVADLPFQDSDALYQFETEALTPVPDADASPPPLVEADG